DNA from Streptomyces sp. NBC_01476:
GACGACGGTGTCGTAGAGGGAGTAACCGAGGATCGTCAGCAGACCGATGACCGTACCCGGGCTGACCTCGAAGCCGACGATGGCGTACACGCCGGTGGTGATGGTGAGGTCGTGCAGCAGCGCGATCAGCGCGGCGAGCGCCATCCGCCACTCGAAGGCGATCGCGAGGTAGACGACCACCAGGACCAGGAAGATGATCAGGCCTTCCAGGGCCTTGTTGGAGATCTCCTTGCCCCAGCTGGGGCCGACGATCTCGGCGTCGATCTGGGACTTGGGCATGCCCAGGTCCTTGGAGATGTCGTCCTGCATCTTCTTGGACTCGTCGGTGGAGACCCCGCCGACCTGGATGCGGACGCTGCCGTTGCCGAGCTTCTGGACGGTGGCGTCGTTGCCGTGCGTGTCACCGGAGATCTTGTTCTGTACCTGGGTGACGGACATCGACGTCTTGTGGGTGGTGAAGACGGCGCCGCCGGAGAACTCGATGCCTTCCTTGAGGCCGTTCACCGCGAGCCCGACGATCGCCACGACCGTGATCAGCAGCGAGATCCCGTACCAGATCTTGCGCTTGCCGACGAAGTCGTAACTGATCTCGCCCCGGTGCAGCTTGTGACCGAGATCGCTGAGCTTCGACATCAGGCTTCCTTCGTCTCGGTGCTGGGCGTACGGCGGACACGGCGGAGCGGGGCCTTGACGCCGAGGCTCTTCGGGTCGAGGCCGGACCACTTGTGCCCCTGCGAGAAGAACAGCCGCCGGGCCAGGATCGTCATCAGCGGCTTGGTGAAGAGGAACACCACCACAACGTCGAGCACCGTGGTCAGTCCGAGGGTGAAGGCGAAGCCCCGGACCTTTCCGACGGTGACCACGTAGAGGACCGCCGCGGCGAGGAAGGACACGAAGTCCGACACCAGGATGGTGCGCCGGGCGCGCGGCCAGCCGCGGGCCACGGCCGGCTGCAGCGACCGGCCCTCGCGCAATTCGTCTCTGATGCGTTCGAAGAAGACGATGAACGAGTCGGCGGTGATACCGATGGCCACGATGGCGCCGCAGACCGCCGGCAGGTTCAGGGCGAAGCCGATGGCCTCACCGAGCAGGCACATCAGGGTGTAGGTCAGTCCGGCGGAGACCAGCAGGGAGACGATCGCCACCCCGGCCAGGCCGCGGTAGTAGGCGAAGAGGTAGATCACGACCAGGGCCAGGCCGACCGCGCCGGCGATCAGGCCGCCGCGCAGCTGCTCACCGCCGAGGGCGGCGGAGACGGTGGTCTTGTCGGAGATCTGGAAGGCCAGCGGGAGCGAGCCGTACTTCAGTACGTTCGCCAGGTCGTCGGCGGACTGCTGGGTGAAGCTGCCGGAGATCTGGGCGCTGCCGCCGGGCAGTGCCTGGGAGACCTGCGGGGCGGACACCACGTTGCCGTCGAGGTCGATGGCGAACTGGTTGTTCGGGGACTGCTGCTGCGCCAGGTTGCCGGTCACCGAGGTGAACTGCTTGGCGCCCTTGGAGTCGAAGTTCAAGTTGACGACCCAGCCGTTGCCCTGCTGGGTGTCGAAGGCCGAGCTGGCGCTGGAGACGTTCTTGCCGTCGATCAGCACCGGGCCGAGCGCGTACTTGATCCAGTCCTTGCTGCCGCTGGCCTGGCCGCAGGCGACGACCTTGTCGGTGGGCTTGGTGCCCTCGCTGGCGTTGGCGCGCTGCTGGGGGTCGCTGCAGTCCAGCTTGTCGAGCTTGGCCTGCAGGTCGGCCGGGATCGACACGTCGGCGGCCGGGGTGGTGGTGCTGGGGGCCGGGGTGTCCGCGGCGCCCGGGGTGCTCGCCGGAGACGTCGGGACCGGCGTGGGGGCCTTGTCCGTGGTCGACTTCAGCGCGTCGCTGACCGCGCGGCCCTGCGGGCTGGCGGAGTTCGACGGGGTGCTCGACGGGGTGCCGGTGGACTTCGGCGTGCCCGTGGAGCTGGGGGTGGCGGAGCCGGAGGGCGTGGCCCCGGGCTTCGTCGGAGAGGGAGTGGGGGTGGGGGCCGTGGGCGTCCCGGCGAGCTCGGTGAGCACCTGCCGGAAGTACAGCTGAGCGGTGGTTCCCACCTGCTGCTCGGCCTGGTCGGCGTTGGTGCCCTTGGGGATGTCCACGATGATCGTGTTCGAGCCCTGGGTCTGCACCTCGGCCTCGGAGACGCCGAGCCCGTTGACACGCTGGTTGATGATGCTCACCGCGGTGTCCATGTTGGCCTTGTTGACCACGTCGCCCTGGTGCGGCTTGGCGGTCAGCGTGATGCTGACACCGCCTGCGAGGTCAATGCCCAACCGGGGGGTCTTGTGGCCGGAGAGGAAGATCCCTCCGGTCAGCGCCACCAGGGCGATGAGGATCACGGCCAGGGCGCGCCCGGGATACCCCTGACTCGCCGAGGACCTGCGGCCCTTCTTGGCTGCTGCCACCTTCTTGATTCTCCCTGTCCTACCGCCCCCGGGCCTGCGCGCTCAGGGGGTGGCCACGATGTTGTGAGAGCGGGACCCTTACTTGGACTTGGAGCCGGCGGTGGAGCCGTCCTGCTCCTGCACCTGCGGCTCCGCGTCCTTGGTCAGCTCGACGGGGGCGTCCTCGTCGTCCTTGGTCAGGTCGACGGGAGCCTCGTCCGAGCCGGACGTGTCCTTCGTCCCGGCGGCATCCCCGGCGGCGTCCTCCGCGGACTCGTCCTCGGTCTCCTCCGGCTCGATGCCGTGCACGATCCGGTTGAACTCACCCTCGCTGAGCACCGCGCCGATGGCGTTCTTGGCGAAGTGGGCGTGCACGCCGTCGGTCAGCTCCAGGAGCACCGTCTCGTCGTTGACCTCCTTGACCACCGCGTACATGCCGCCGATGGTACGAACGCCCGCGCCGGGCTCCATCTGGTTGCGCATCTGCGACGCCTGGCGCTGCTTGTTCTTCGCCGAGCGGGTCATGAGGAACATGACGCCGACGATCAGGATCAGGGGGAGGAGAGTGACGAGATTCACGGTGTGGACGTTCCTTCGCGCGGTCGGTGTGGGGGCCGGCCTGGGTTTCGGGATGTGGGTGCCGATCCGGAGGAAGGGCGTCGGCGGAGTCTAAGCGCTGCTTCGCCGCTGGAACAACGCCAAGCATGGCACCGGGGTTCCTGAAGGCACGAGTCTATCCGAGGTCACGTTCCGAACAGCCCGGTCTGTCCCGTTCCGGCCCCACCTGTCCCGGTGCTCCCCGAGCCCTGCGGCGGCACCATGCCGAGGTGGGCCCACGCGGCCTGGGTGGCCACCCGTCCCCGGGGGGTACGGGCCAGCAGGCCCTCACGGACCAGGAACGGTTCTGCCACCTCCTCGACCGTCTCCCGCTCCTCGCCGACCGCGACCGCCAGCGTCGACAGACCCACCGGGCCGCCGCCGAAGAGCTTCAGCAGCGCGTGCAGCACCGCCCGGTCCAGCCGGTCCAGGCCGCGGGCGTCCACTTCGTAGACCTCCAGGGCCTGGGCGGCGATCTCCCGGGTGACCACGCCGTCGGCCCGTACCTGCGCGTAGTCGCGGACCCGGCGCAGCAGCCGGTTGGCGATCCGCGGGGTGCCCCGGGAGCGGCCGGCGATCTCGGCGGCGCCGTCGGCTGCCACCTCGACGTCGAGCAGTCCGGCCGAGCGGTGGATGACCCGTTCCAGTTCGGCGGGTGCGTAGAACTCCATGTGCCCGGTGAAGCCGAACCGGTCGCGCAGCGGCGGTGGCAGCAGGCCGGCCCTGGTGGTGGCGCCGACCAGGGTGAACGGCGGCAGCTCCAGCGGGATCGCGGTGGCGCCCGGGCCCTTGCCGACGATGACGTCGACCCGGAAGTCCTCCATCGCCATGTAGAGCATCTCCTCGGCGGGCCGCGACATCCGGTGGATCTCGTCGAGGAAGAGCACCTCGCCCTCCTGGAGCGAGGACAGGATCGCCGCCAGGTCGCCGGCGTGCTGGATGGCCGGGCCCGAGGTGATCCGGATCGGCGCGCCCATCTCGGCCGCGATGATCATCGACAGGGTGGTCTTGCCGAGGCCGGGGGCGCCGGAGAGCAGGACGTGGTCGGCGGTGGCGCCGCGCTGCCGGGCGGCCTTGAGCACCAGGTCGAGCTGCTGGCGCACCCGCTCCTGTCCGATGAACTCCCCCAGGTCCTTCGGGCGCAGCGCCGCCTCGACCGCCTGGTCCTCACGGTCGGCGGCGGAGCCGACCAGTCGCTCCGGCTCGGCGGTGGCGTCGTCCCAGTTCATCGTGGTCTCTCGGATCGGCGGGCGGTGGCGGCTACGGGGCCCGGTCTGCCGGGCGGTGGCGGCTCAGCGGGTGCGGTTGAGGGTCTGCAGGGCGGCCCGCAGCAGCGCGCCGACATTCGGCTCGGCCGCCGCCTCGGCCTGCGGGGTGACCGCGGCGACCGCCTCGTCCGCCTCCCTGGTGGCATAGCCGAGGCCGAGCAGCGCCGCATGCAGCTGCTCGTGCCAGGAGGTGCCCACGGGGCTGCCGAGGCCACGGGAGGCGCCGGGGCCCACGGGGGCACCCAGCCGGTCCTTCAGCTCCAGCAGCAGCCGCTGGGCGCCCTTCTTGCCGATCCCGGGCACCGCGGTGAGCGCCTTCTCGTCCCCCGAGGCCACCGCGGCCCGCAGCGCGTCGGGGCTGTGCACCGCCAGCATGGTCTGGGCGAGCCGCGGACCGACTCCGCTGACCGTCTGCAGCAGTTCGAAGACCTGCCGCTCGTCGTCGTCCGCGAAGCCGTACAGCGTCAGCGAGTCCTCCCTGACCACCAGCGAGGTGGCCAGCCGCGCGGGCTGGCCGATCCGCAGGGCGGCGAGCGTGCCGGGGGCGCACTGCACGGACATGCCGATGCCGCCGACCTCGATGACCGCGGCGTCCGGGGCGAGGGCGGCGACCGGGCCGCTGACGAAGGCGATCACGTGGCGGTCTCCTGGGTTCGTACGGTCCGGTGCGCGGCGATGGCCTGCTGCAGGCGGTTGGCGGCGGTGCCGCGCCAGATGTGGCAGATGGCCAGCGCCAGGGCGTCGGCCGCGTCGGCGGGTTTCGGCGGGGCGTCCAGCCGCAGCAGCCGGGTGACCATCGCACCCACCTGCGCCTTGTCGGCCCGGCCACTGCCGGTGACGGCGGCCTTGACCTCGCTGGGGGTGTGCAGGTGCACCGGCAGGCCGCGCCGGGAGGCGCAGAGCATGGCCACCGCGCTGGCCTGGGCGGTGCCCATCACGGTCCTGACGTTGTGCTGGCTGAAGACCCGCTCGACGGCGACCGCCTCGGGCCGGAACTCGTCCAGCCAGGCTTCGATGCCGCGCTCGATCAGCACCAGCCGGTGACCGATCTCCGCGTCGGCGGGGGTGCGGACGACACCGACGCCCGCCATGGTCAGCGGGCGGCCCGCGACGCCGTCCACCACGCCCACTCCGCACCGGGTCAGCCCCGGGTCCACGCCCAGTACGCGCATCCCGCCCCCTTTCTCGCTCACCTGTTTGTGCAGGCTATCGGTTCGGACCGACAGCGGGCGGACGACGCAGTGCGGCCCGGGCGGGTGTCTCCCCGCCCGGGCCGCTCCGGTGCCATGTGCGCGCCGCACGCCGCATGCCGGCCCGCTGCCCGCTGCCCGCCCGCATGCAGCACGCGCCGGTGCGCGCCTGTCAGGCGTCGACCTTCTCCATGACCTCGTCGGAGACGTCGAAGTTGGCGAAGACGTTCTGCACGTCGTCGCTGTCCTCCAGCGCGTCGATCAGCTTGAAGATCTTCCGCGCGCCGTCCTCGTCCAGTTCCACCTGCATGGTGGGCAGGAAGTTGGCGTCGGCCGAGTCGTAGTCGATCCCGGCGTCCTGGAGCGCCTTGCGGACCGGTACCAGGTCGGTGGCCTCGCTGATCACCTCGAAGGACTCGCCGAGGTCGTTGACCTCCTCGGCGCCCGCGTCCAGGACCGCGCCCAGCACGTCGTCCTCGCCAAGTTCGCCCTTGGGGACGATGACGACGCCCTTGCGGTTGAAGAGGTACGACACCGAACCCGGGTCGGCCATCGAGCCGCCGTTGCGGGTCATCGCGACCCGGACGTCGGAGGCGGCGCGGTTGCGGTTGTCGGTCAGGCACTCGATGAGGACCGCGACGCCGTTCGGCCCGTAACCCTCGTACATGATCGTCTGGTAGTCGGCGCCGCCGGCCTCCAGGCCCGCACCGCGCTTGACCGCGCTGTCGATGTTCTTGTTCGGGACCGAGCTCTTCTTCGCCTTCTGGATCGCGTCGAAGAGCGTCGGGTTGCCGTCCACGTCAGCGCCGCCGGTGCGCGCCGCGACCTCGATGTTCTTGATCAGCTTCGCGAAGAGCTTGCCGCGCTTGGCATCGATCACGGCTTTCTTGTGCTTGGTCGTAGCCCATTTAGAGTGGCCGGACATCCGACTGTCTCCTTCGCGTCACCAAATGCTGTCTTTCGTCGCGCCGCCGATCCTACCGGGAGAGCGTCATCCCGAGGTGCGCACCGTGTCCACGAAGAGTTCATGGACCCGGTGGTCCCCGGTCAGCTCGGGGTGGAACGACGTGGCGAGCACCCTGCCCTGCCGGACGGCGACGATGTGCCCGCCGTACTCCGCGAGCACCTCGGTGTCCGCGCCGACCGACTCCACCCACGGGGCCCGGATGAAGACGCCCTCCACCGGGCCGCCGGGGATGCCGCGTACGTCGACGAACGCCTCGAAGGACTCGTTCTGCCGGCCGAAGGCGTTGCGGCGGACGATCATGTCGATGCCGCCGAAGGTCTCCTGGCCCGACCGCGGGTCCAGGATCTTGTCGGCGACCATGATCAGTCCGGCGCAGCTGCCGTAGACCGGCAGGCCGCCGCGGATCGCGGCACGCAGCGGCTCGGTGAGGCCGAAGAGCGCGGCCAGCTTGGAGATGGTGGTGGACTCGCCGCCGGGGATGACCAGGCCGTCGACCGCGGCGAGCTCTTCGGGGCGCCGGACCGGCACGGCCGCGGCGCCCGCCGCGGCCAGTGCCGTCAGGTGCTCCCGTACGTCGCCCTGGAGTGCCAGGACGCCGATGGTGGGAGTGGTGCGGGTCATCTCGGGGTTACCAGCCGCGGTTGGCGTAGCGCTCGGCCTCGGGCAGTACGTCGATGTTGATGCCGACCATGGCCTCGCCGAGGTTGCGGGAGGCGTCCGCGATGACCTTGGGGTCGTCGTAGAAGGTGGTGGCGCGGACGATGGCGGCGGCGCGCTTGGCCGGGTCGCCGGACTTGAAGATGCCCGAGCCGACGAAGACGCCCTCGGCGCCGAGCTGCCGCATCAGGGCCGCGTCGGCCGGGGTGGCCACGCCGCCGGCCGAGAAGAGCACCACCGGCAGCTTGCCCAGCTCGGAGACCTCCTTGACCAGCTCGTACGGGGCGCGCAGCTCCTTGGCCGCAGCGAAGAGCTCGTTGTTGTCCAGGCCGCGCAGCCGGGAGATCTCGCCCTTGATCTGGCGCAGGTGGCGGACCGCCTCCACGACGTTGCCGGTGCCGGCCTCGCCCTTGGAGCGGATCATCGCGGCGCCCTCGGCGATCCGGCGCAGTGCCTCACCGAGGTTGGTGGCGCCGCAGACGAAGGGGGTGGTGAAGGCCCACTTGTCGGAGTGGTTGACCTCGTCGGCGGGGGTGAGCACCTCGGACTCGTCGATGTAGTCCACGCCGAGCGCCTGGAGAACCTGGGCCTCGACGAAGTGGCCGATGCGGGACTTGGCCATCACCGGGATGGAGACGGCGCCGATGATGCCGTCGATCATGTCGGGGTCGGACATCCGGGCCACCCCGCCGTCCTTGCGGATGTCGGCGGGCACCCGCTCCAGGGCCATCACCGCGACCGCGCCGGCGTCCTCGGCGATCCTGGCCTGTTCCGGGGTGACGACGTCCATGATCACGCCGCCCTTGAGCTGCTCGGCCATGCCGCGCTTGACGCGGGCGGTGCCTGTCTCGGGGGTGCCGGCGGGGGACGGTGCGATGGACACGGTGACCTCACTCCTGACGAAAAGCCGCTTTTTCTCCATCCTCGGACGGGAGGGCGGAACCGGAAAGGGCCAATCCGGCTCAGGTGGCTCCCACCCGCCGGGTCACGGGTCACGGGTCACCAGCCCAAGTCACCGTTCACCGGTCACCAGCACCAGTCACCGTTCACAGCGCGCTGGCGCCGCCGTCGGTGGTGAGCGCGAGGGGCGGTTCGTCGTCCATCTCGAAGGCGAGCGGGAAGGGGGCGTGGCCGGCCAGCCGGAACCAGCGCACCACCCGGTGCTCGCGCACCGCCCGGGCGGCGCGGACCGCGTCGTTGTGGAAGCGCCGGGCCATCGGCACCCGCCGTACCGCCTGGGTCAGTTCGCCGATCGCCGCGGTGCCGCCGGGCGCCTCGCGTACCTCGGCGACCGCCTCGGCAGCCGGGAAGACCGCGCGCAGCGCCTGGCTCAGTTCGCTCTCGGCGACCTCGCGCTGTTCGGCGTCGGACTGCCGGGCCGCGTGCGCGGCCTCGTACAGCACGATGGAGGCGGCCGGGTCGAAGACCCCGGAGGTCGCCAACTCCTGTGCCACCGAGGCCCGTCGCAGCAACTGCGCGTCCAGCGCGGCCCGGGCCGCGTCGATCCGCGCGTGCAGCCGGTCGAGCCGCCCAGCGGTCCAGCTCAGGTACAGGCCGATCGCGACGATCGCCACCGCGACCCAGATGATGGTGCTCACGGGCGGCAAGGCTACCCGCGCGGTGGGGTGTTGCCGTCACCTCGGGCCACCGCACCTGCGCCGGCCGCCCCCGGTCAGTCTCTGGCCAGGCCGAACCGGGCCCGGAAGCTGGTGCGTTCGTCCGGGGCGACCCGGGCCGCGCCGTCGGTGACCGTCTCGTAGACCGCGAGGATGTCGCCGCCGACCACGGACCAGTCGAAGCGCCGGACATGGGCGCTGCCGCGGGCGCGCAGTGCGTCGCGCCGGCCGGGATCGGAGAGCAGCCGGACCGCGGCCGCGGCCAGCGCGTCGGCGTCCTCGTTGGCGAACAGTTCGCCGGCCGCGCCCTGGTCGAGCACCTGGGCGAAGGCGTCGAGGTCGCTGGCGAGCACCGGCGCGCCGGCGGACATCGCCTCGACCAGGATGATGCCGAAGCTCTCCCCGCCGAGGTTGGGCGCCACGTACAGGTCGACGCTGCGCAGCAGCCGCGCCTTGTCCTCGTCGCTGACCATGCCGAGGAACTCCACCCGGTCCCTGGCCTGTTCTGGCAGGGTGGCCACCGCCTCCTCCTCGTCGCCGCGCCCG
Protein-coding regions in this window:
- the secF gene encoding protein translocase subunit SecF codes for the protein MSKLSDLGHKLHRGEISYDFVGKRKIWYGISLLITVVAIVGLAVNGLKEGIEFSGGAVFTTHKTSMSVTQVQNKISGDTHGNDATVQKLGNGSVRIQVGGVSTDESKKMQDDISKDLGMPKSQIDAEIVGPSWGKEISNKALEGLIIFLVLVVVYLAIAFEWRMALAALIALLHDLTITTGVYAIVGFEVSPGTVIGLLTILGYSLYDTVVVFDGLKEASKDLTKQNKYTYSDIANRSLNGTLVRSINTTVVALLPVAALLFIGGGILGAGTLNDIALALFVGLSAGAYSSIFIATPIVADFKERDPQMKALRKRVLAKRAADAAKARQAELSGEALPEEEDGGIEGDEGVAGATPAVVGPRAQGPAASGGTRQPRSQPVNRGNRGGRGRPSGKRR
- the secD gene encoding protein translocase subunit SecD: MAAAKKGRRSSASQGYPGRALAVILIALVALTGGIFLSGHKTPRLGIDLAGGVSITLTAKPHQGDVVNKANMDTAVSIINQRVNGLGVSEAEVQTQGSNTIIVDIPKGTNADQAEQQVGTTAQLYFRQVLTELAGTPTAPTPTPSPTKPGATPSGSATPSSTGTPKSTGTPSSTPSNSASPQGRAVSDALKSTTDKAPTPVPTSPASTPGAADTPAPSTTTPAADVSIPADLQAKLDKLDCSDPQQRANASEGTKPTDKVVACGQASGSKDWIKYALGPVLIDGKNVSSASSAFDTQQGNGWVVNLNFDSKGAKQFTSVTGNLAQQQSPNNQFAIDLDGNVVSAPQVSQALPGGSAQISGSFTQQSADDLANVLKYGSLPLAFQISDKTTVSAALGGEQLRGGLIAGAVGLALVVIYLFAYYRGLAGVAIVSLLVSAGLTYTLMCLLGEAIGFALNLPAVCGAIVAIGITADSFIVFFERIRDELREGRSLQPAVARGWPRARRTILVSDFVSFLAAAVLYVVTVGKVRGFAFTLGLTTVLDVVVVFLFTKPLMTILARRLFFSQGHKWSGLDPKSLGVKAPLRRVRRTPSTETKEA
- the yajC gene encoding preprotein translocase subunit YajC; the protein is MNLVTLLPLILIVGVMFLMTRSAKNKQRQASQMRNQMEPGAGVRTIGGMYAVVKEVNDETVLLELTDGVHAHFAKNAIGAVLSEGEFNRIVHGIEPEETEDESAEDAAGDAAGTKDTSGSDEAPVDLTKDDEDAPVELTKDAEPQVQEQDGSTAGSKSK
- the ruvB gene encoding Holliday junction branch migration DNA helicase RuvB, which produces MNWDDATAEPERLVGSAADREDQAVEAALRPKDLGEFIGQERVRQQLDLVLKAARQRGATADHVLLSGAPGLGKTTLSMIIAAEMGAPIRITSGPAIQHAGDLAAILSSLQEGEVLFLDEIHRMSRPAEEMLYMAMEDFRVDVIVGKGPGATAIPLELPPFTLVGATTRAGLLPPPLRDRFGFTGHMEFYAPAELERVIHRSAGLLDVEVAADGAAEIAGRSRGTPRIANRLLRRVRDYAQVRADGVVTREIAAQALEVYEVDARGLDRLDRAVLHALLKLFGGGPVGLSTLAVAVGEERETVEEVAEPFLVREGLLARTPRGRVATQAAWAHLGMVPPQGSGSTGTGGAGTGQTGLFGT
- the ruvA gene encoding Holliday junction branch migration protein RuvA; the encoded protein is MIAFVSGPVAALAPDAAVIEVGGIGMSVQCAPGTLAALRIGQPARLATSLVVREDSLTLYGFADDDERQVFELLQTVSGVGPRLAQTMLAVHSPDALRAAVASGDEKALTAVPGIGKKGAQRLLLELKDRLGAPVGPGASRGLGSPVGTSWHEQLHAALLGLGYATREADEAVAAVTPQAEAAAEPNVGALLRAALQTLNRTR
- the ruvC gene encoding crossover junction endodeoxyribonuclease RuvC; translated protein: MRVLGVDPGLTRCGVGVVDGVAGRPLTMAGVGVVRTPADAEIGHRLVLIERGIEAWLDEFRPEAVAVERVFSQHNVRTVMGTAQASAVAMLCASRRGLPVHLHTPSEVKAAVTGSGRADKAQVGAMVTRLLRLDAPPKPADAADALALAICHIWRGTAANRLQQAIAAHRTVRTQETAT
- a CDS encoding YebC/PmpR family DNA-binding transcriptional regulator — its product is MSGHSKWATTKHKKAVIDAKRGKLFAKLIKNIEVAARTGGADVDGNPTLFDAIQKAKKSSVPNKNIDSAVKRGAGLEAGGADYQTIMYEGYGPNGVAVLIECLTDNRNRAASDVRVAMTRNGGSMADPGSVSYLFNRKGVVIVPKGELGEDDVLGAVLDAGAEEVNDLGESFEVISEATDLVPVRKALQDAGIDYDSADANFLPTMQVELDEDGARKIFKLIDALEDSDDVQNVFANFDVSDEVMEKVDA
- the pdxT gene encoding pyridoxal 5'-phosphate synthase glutaminase subunit PdxT → MTRTTPTIGVLALQGDVREHLTALAAAGAAAVPVRRPEELAAVDGLVIPGGESTTISKLAALFGLTEPLRAAIRGGLPVYGSCAGLIMVADKILDPRSGQETFGGIDMIVRRNAFGRQNESFEAFVDVRGIPGGPVEGVFIRAPWVESVGADTEVLAEYGGHIVAVRQGRVLATSFHPELTGDHRVHELFVDTVRTSG
- the pdxS gene encoding pyridoxal 5'-phosphate synthase lyase subunit PdxS, yielding MEKKRLFVRSEVTVSIAPSPAGTPETGTARVKRGMAEQLKGGVIMDVVTPEQARIAEDAGAVAVMALERVPADIRKDGGVARMSDPDMIDGIIGAVSIPVMAKSRIGHFVEAQVLQALGVDYIDESEVLTPADEVNHSDKWAFTTPFVCGATNLGEALRRIAEGAAMIRSKGEAGTGNVVEAVRHLRQIKGEISRLRGLDNNELFAAAKELRAPYELVKEVSELGKLPVVLFSAGGVATPADAALMRQLGAEGVFVGSGIFKSGDPAKRAAAIVRATTFYDDPKVIADASRNLGEAMVGINIDVLPEAERYANRGW